A region of Micromonospora chokoriensis DNA encodes the following proteins:
- a CDS encoding MarR family winged helix-turn-helix transcriptional regulator, with translation MTGATHRPDRPDPSDDDLGWMLGIVFRGYVRAADHALTDFPGGPRGYQVLTAAINGPARNQGAIAEELGLDRTVLTYLIDDLERPGFVARRADPADRRNRLIDVTDAGRAAWEKRRSALRQVESHLLGALTPADATTLRALLQRVACSTQAADPLRDLCEVVTQVQPTTDRPDAASGQGGPTPTPRARRRG, from the coding sequence ATGACGGGTGCCACCCACCGGCCGGACCGGCCCGACCCCTCCGACGACGACCTGGGCTGGATGCTCGGGATCGTCTTCCGTGGCTACGTCCGGGCAGCCGACCACGCGCTCACCGATTTCCCCGGCGGCCCCCGCGGCTACCAGGTGCTCACCGCCGCGATCAACGGGCCAGCCCGCAACCAGGGGGCGATCGCCGAGGAGCTCGGCCTCGACCGCACCGTCCTGACGTACCTCATCGACGACCTGGAACGGCCCGGGTTCGTCGCGCGTCGGGCGGACCCGGCAGACCGACGCAACCGGTTGATCGACGTCACCGACGCCGGCCGTGCGGCCTGGGAGAAACGGCGCTCCGCGCTCCGGCAGGTCGAGTCGCACCTGCTGGGTGCGCTCACGCCGGCCGACGCGACGACACTGCGGGCGCTGCTCCAGCGGGTCGCCTGCTCGACCCAGGCGGCGGACCCGCTGCGTGACCTGTGCGAGGTGGTGACGCAGGTGCAGCCGACGACGGACCGCCCCGACGCCGCGTCCGGCCAGGGCGGGCCGACTCCGACCCCCCGAGCCCGCCGCCGCGGCTGA